A region of Leptospira bouyouniensis DNA encodes the following proteins:
- a CDS encoding SGNH/GDSL hydrolase family protein translates to MRLAKLFSFFLLVFLFSLCSTPSDKNKENDLLILGIILFQNDSVYEFASCQTSYQLNQVYVSGGFAERFITDLKPYKNVFLGDSTASFYSEFPNFIDPKTTQNNATPGDTLCDYRSRFKKSIRSIPENIVISTAGGNDILKKVSNALIIETFVDFHNSLKSHFPHSKITYVEVHRTFVDYANAERKSIAYQMRAHSPDACWIDPDPCFSNPLLASEMLDTIHPNQGPAFCIKNLIWNQCGVLL, encoded by the coding sequence ATGAGACTAGCTAAATTATTTTCATTTTTTCTCCTAGTATTTTTATTCAGCCTTTGCTCGACTCCCTCAGATAAAAATAAAGAAAACGATCTTCTTATTCTTGGAATCATCCTGTTCCAGAACGATTCAGTTTACGAATTTGCCTCTTGCCAAACCTCCTACCAACTCAATCAAGTCTATGTCAGTGGCGGATTTGCAGAAAGGTTCATCACAGATTTAAAGCCCTACAAAAATGTTTTCTTGGGCGACTCTACAGCCTCCTTTTATTCTGAGTTTCCAAACTTCATAGATCCGAAAACGACTCAGAACAATGCAACTCCAGGTGATACGCTTTGCGATTACAGATCACGTTTCAAAAAATCAATTAGATCCATTCCGGAAAACATTGTCATCTCCACAGCCGGAGGTAACGACATCTTAAAAAAAGTTTCAAATGCTCTGATCATAGAAACGTTTGTAGATTTTCATAACTCACTCAAATCACATTTTCCCCATTCAAAAATTACATATGTAGAAGTTCACCGAACCTTCGTTGACTATGCAAACGCAGAACGTAAGTCAATCGCATATCAAATGCGAGCTCACTCTCCCGATGCTTGTTGGATCGATCCAGATCCTTGCTTTTCCAATCCTCTTCTCGCATCAGAAATGTTAGATACAATCCATCCAAACCAAGGACCTGCCTTCTGCATAAAGAACCTGATTTGGAATCAATGTGGGGTTTTACTGTAA
- a CDS encoding phage minor head protein: protein MYPLALEQQYGELFREEFAIFASELNRKFLSIAKKYIRENPNTDPRLDTIASQGQNQTEVKHDVSDLLKSLFELRDEYGDFPPRPKFESQIKRNIHQIDAWTRDKTGALIQSQNELMGSPPRAGVSGGDRSQFRVPAVSLPTNESPVIWNRVNETINKNRKIASSAFKSHFADVQSQIEEGIRNGTSYQDIAKKISETTDVSQSRAEFWAKDQAKNFFAEQTKIRQTSAGFPGFYWKTQKDSRVRDTHSDLQDKYFTWDELPFLNRKGLGLVRTKPGDEWGCRCWAEPARGPKENKVNNASQPSIQVQSREPNLSDSLVAKVQVNSKELFVPKVNQSINDLSAIYKVPSSLTPFKVNTMAPKFQKKNVVGYYDPESSVIALNPSSNFGDVIQSTFLHEFGHLIDYQLMGPIGVYGSQSAALASFKTAVVGTKLYDRLKMAYRTGMIMRDGEIIELSKALRDKIPYLLSTEEFFARSHEMYIARKLGSSELLRQIRKKEKMNFVSHYWDDDDFKKVEQVLDKIFNEHGILK from the coding sequence ATGTATCCGTTGGCATTGGAACAGCAATATGGAGAGTTATTTCGGGAAGAATTTGCCATTTTTGCCTCCGAGTTGAATCGAAAGTTCCTCAGCATTGCTAAAAAATACATTCGCGAGAACCCAAACACCGATCCACGTCTCGATACTATCGCTTCTCAGGGACAAAATCAGACTGAAGTGAAACATGACGTCTCTGATTTACTTAAATCTCTTTTTGAACTTCGAGATGAGTATGGAGATTTCCCTCCGAGACCAAAATTTGAATCCCAAATCAAACGGAACATCCACCAAATCGATGCTTGGACTCGTGACAAAACAGGTGCGCTCATCCAAAGTCAAAACGAATTGATGGGAAGTCCGCCGAGAGCTGGAGTGAGTGGTGGTGATCGCTCCCAATTTCGAGTTCCGGCGGTGAGTTTACCAACAAATGAGTCGCCTGTGATATGGAACCGGGTGAACGAAACAATCAACAAGAATCGGAAGATTGCATCGAGTGCATTCAAATCCCATTTTGCTGATGTGCAATCGCAAATTGAAGAGGGAATTCGAAACGGAACTTCTTACCAAGACATTGCTAAGAAAATTTCTGAGACAACAGATGTCTCTCAGTCGAGAGCAGAGTTTTGGGCAAAGGATCAGGCGAAAAACTTCTTTGCAGAACAAACAAAGATCCGCCAAACTTCCGCAGGCTTTCCAGGATTTTATTGGAAAACACAAAAAGATTCTAGAGTCCGAGATACTCATTCAGACCTTCAAGATAAATATTTCACTTGGGATGAACTACCTTTTTTAAATCGAAAAGGTTTGGGTCTTGTGAGAACAAAACCAGGTGATGAATGGGGTTGTCGCTGTTGGGCTGAGCCGGCACGTGGTCCAAAAGAAAACAAAGTAAATAATGCTTCTCAACCTTCGATACAAGTTCAATCCAGAGAACCAAACCTTTCTGATTCACTTGTTGCAAAAGTACAAGTCAATTCGAAAGAACTCTTCGTTCCGAAAGTAAATCAATCCATAAATGATCTTTCAGCAATTTATAAAGTGCCTTCCTCTCTTACTCCATTCAAAGTAAATACAATGGCTCCGAAATTCCAAAAGAAGAATGTCGTGGGCTACTACGATCCAGAAAGTTCGGTGATTGCTTTGAATCCTTCTTCAAATTTTGGAGACGTAATTCAATCAACATTCCTCCATGAGTTTGGCCATTTGATAGACTATCAATTGATGGGTCCAATCGGTGTCTATGGTTCTCAATCTGCGGCACTTGCGAGTTTCAAAACGGCAGTAGTAGGAACCAAACTTTATGATCGATTGAAAATGGCATACAGAACTGGAATGATTATGCGTGATGGCGAAATTATAGAATTGTCAAAGGCATTGAGAGATAAAATTCCTTACCTCCTGAGCACTGAAGAATTTTTTGCTAGATCTCACGAAATGTATATTGCTCGAAAATTGGGATCAAGTGAGCTACTTCGCCAAATTCGCAAAAAAGAAAAAATGAATTTTGTTTCGCATTATTGGGATGATGACGATTTTAAAAAGGTTGAACAAGTTTTGGATAAAATATTTAATGAACATGGAATTCTAAAATGA
- a CDS encoding DUF2213 domain-containing protein, whose protein sequence is MRTSPDAIRYDSATIELVSSTEKEQFLRFRVAFARAGVFPYYHLNGSIRREAKLPEDLFSEEAIASARGIPATDDHPPVTENQGLLTTANATRFAKGALGDSIEVGEGEILWGNETVWDEELKASLLRGEKLEVSVGSRCKIDDTPGEYKGQPYDVRQTNIRFNHVAHVTKGRAGSEVRAYLDHANPDLNIAIRIDSNDKENQRMKKPEFLAKAEAFLKSVGVKLDSADGATEDPTKQTQEPAVPTPQEPKKDEIPPAPTAAPMNNDSVLIKALQDQVKLLEETLNATRAILEQALSPATQDSIARRRLSLIDSVRSVDPEAKTDSLSERELKLLVVTKILPPAEGVKLDSFDDVKLDAHFQAAMELARTNAALRTGIKTSGNQTQANLDADQEIAKIKQDRLQLSHTREKV, encoded by the coding sequence ATGAGAACATCACCAGATGCGATTCGATATGATAGTGCCACGATAGAGCTCGTTAGCTCCACTGAGAAAGAGCAATTTCTCAGGTTCCGCGTTGCTTTCGCTCGCGCTGGTGTTTTTCCTTATTACCATCTGAACGGATCCATCAGACGTGAAGCGAAACTCCCGGAAGATTTATTTTCTGAGGAAGCCATTGCTTCTGCTCGCGGCATTCCTGCCACAGATGATCACCCTCCAGTAACTGAAAACCAAGGACTCCTAACCACTGCCAATGCGACTCGTTTTGCAAAAGGTGCGCTAGGTGATTCTATCGAAGTCGGCGAAGGAGAAATCCTTTGGGGCAACGAAACAGTTTGGGATGAGGAGTTGAAAGCTTCACTTCTCAGGGGTGAGAAGCTCGAAGTCAGTGTAGGTTCTCGATGTAAAATCGACGATACACCCGGAGAGTATAAGGGACAGCCGTATGATGTTCGCCAAACGAATATTCGATTTAACCATGTGGCCCATGTTACGAAAGGACGTGCAGGTTCAGAGGTGAGAGCCTATCTAGATCATGCAAATCCAGACCTTAACATTGCCATACGTATCGATTCAAACGATAAGGAAAACCAACGAATGAAGAAACCAGAATTTTTGGCTAAGGCCGAAGCTTTCTTAAAGAGTGTTGGCGTGAAATTGGATAGTGCCGATGGTGCTACCGAAGATCCCACAAAACAAACGCAAGAGCCGGCTGTTCCAACTCCGCAGGAACCAAAGAAGGATGAAATTCCTCCTGCTCCCACTGCTGCTCCGATGAACAACGATAGTGTTCTTATCAAAGCCCTGCAAGATCAAGTAAAACTTTTAGAAGAAACTTTGAATGCAACAAGAGCAATCTTGGAACAGGCTCTTTCTCCTGCCACGCAAGATTCCATTGCACGTCGAAGACTTTCTCTCATTGATTCGGTTCGCTCTGTTGATCCGGAAGCAAAGACGGATTCTTTATCTGAAAGAGAATTGAAACTTCTCGTAGTAACAAAGATTCTACCTCCTGCGGAAGGAGTCAAACTTGATTCCTTTGATGATGTAAAACTAGATGCTCACTTTCAAGCAGCCATGGAATTGGCGCGAACAAACGCCGCATTGAGAACCGGAATAAAAACGTCTGGTAATCAAACGCAAGCGAATCTCGATGCCGATCAAGAGATTGCTAAAATCAAACAAGATCGCCTTCAATTATCTCACACAAGGGAGAAAGTTTAA
- a CDS encoding DUF3383 family protein gives MQSVIEPIVVNISLANTAVAQANFDLALLLDTKAPLYFAKLLSGESGLIWKAKTGGPVFINVVYVVSGNNTALSVALTGSGTSEAPHIITVNLATNGSGTATSTASAVKTAAEAVAEVAALVTIQLEGTSGNTALVAVASTPLTYERYMEILEADDLLALGFLSSDVAYKKAQAFFEQPDAPGKLAVYLLTAWSAIETEIAALRNSGKNSWYKVIGTTNTKSEIILNSNYMASIRKRYFGLTNDLTILVGRNQDRELLILHTDLNNHADARLLGATVALEPGTFNYAYLRLSGVTNSGFTNSQVSSILEDRGNVIAMFSGFQVFWKGKTTGGSWADIIDLKDWLEARLQEDVSAVFLNNRRIGYTLTDVDKVESTMRTRMDSAAKQGKIAPVESEADLVRSDMGAYQYKIFLPESIAEIPDNERNNRIFPSIKFSARLVGAINEMDIDGVFT, from the coding sequence ATGCAATCAGTCATTGAACCAATTGTAGTAAATATCAGTTTGGCGAACACGGCCGTCGCACAAGCAAACTTTGATTTGGCCTTACTTTTGGACACCAAAGCTCCATTGTATTTCGCAAAGCTCCTGAGCGGTGAGTCGGGACTGATTTGGAAAGCAAAGACTGGTGGACCCGTTTTCATCAATGTTGTTTACGTAGTTTCTGGAAATAACACTGCTCTCTCAGTGGCTTTGACAGGCTCAGGCACGTCGGAAGCTCCACACATAATCACAGTCAACCTGGCAACCAATGGATCTGGAACAGCAACTTCAACGGCTTCGGCAGTAAAGACTGCGGCAGAGGCGGTCGCAGAGGTTGCGGCACTAGTAACTATTCAACTGGAAGGAACAAGTGGTAACACGGCACTTGTTGCCGTAGCTTCTACGCCTCTTACTTATGAACGTTACATGGAAATCCTAGAGGCCGATGATCTTTTGGCACTTGGATTTTTAAGTTCAGATGTCGCTTACAAAAAAGCACAGGCGTTTTTTGAACAGCCGGATGCTCCAGGAAAATTGGCAGTCTATTTGCTCACAGCTTGGTCTGCTATCGAAACCGAAATTGCAGCTCTCAGGAATTCAGGTAAAAATTCTTGGTACAAGGTGATCGGGACTACGAATACAAAATCAGAAATCATTTTGAATTCGAATTATATGGCTTCGATTCGCAAACGATACTTCGGTTTGACTAATGACTTAACAATCCTCGTTGGAAGAAATCAGGATCGTGAACTTTTGATTCTTCATACGGATTTGAACAATCATGCCGATGCACGTTTGCTAGGTGCTACAGTTGCACTTGAGCCAGGAACTTTCAACTATGCGTATCTTCGATTGTCCGGCGTGACCAATTCCGGATTTACCAATTCACAAGTCTCTTCGATCCTTGAGGATCGTGGAAATGTGATCGCTATGTTCAGTGGCTTTCAAGTTTTTTGGAAAGGCAAAACAACTGGTGGTTCATGGGCTGATATAATCGATTTGAAAGATTGGTTAGAGGCTCGTTTGCAAGAAGATGTATCTGCTGTTTTCTTAAACAACAGACGAATTGGATACACTTTGACCGATGTAGACAAAGTTGAATCCACAATGAGAACGAGAATGGATTCTGCCGCCAAACAAGGCAAAATCGCACCAGTCGAAAGTGAAGCAGATCTAGTAAGGTCAGACATGGGAGCCTATCAATACAAGATATTCCTTCCAGAATCAATCGCGGAAATACCAGATAACGAAAGAAACAACCGCATCTTTCCTTCCATCAAGTTTAGTGCCAGATTGGTTGGTGCTATCAATGAAATGGATATCGACGGCGTATTTACTTAA
- a CDS encoding phage neck terminator protein, whose amino-acid sequence MITKEITEIFTHLGTELGKEFARIKGTPVEEAVSLAIDRVDQVADRPSYPYGTYRLGSIKRMPTKSSFHLDEDIVVGGEIDSEKFKRTEKKRASAFISFSILHEKSLATAIALADFAMEYFDSEEGMAFCESKGITPTLISDAVEDRTVVFDNARYDYKAGFDLNFSFYRTKESEIPLMQPPNSDSIQIQDEET is encoded by the coding sequence ATGATTACCAAAGAGATCACAGAAATATTTACGCATCTAGGCACCGAACTCGGGAAGGAGTTTGCACGAATTAAGGGAACACCTGTTGAGGAAGCCGTGAGCCTTGCCATTGATCGAGTGGATCAGGTTGCAGATCGACCATCGTATCCATACGGAACCTATCGACTCGGAAGCATCAAAAGGATGCCAACAAAAAGTTCATTCCATTTGGATGAAGACATCGTAGTCGGTGGAGAAATTGATTCTGAAAAATTCAAACGAACAGAGAAGAAGCGAGCCTCTGCATTCATTTCCTTTTCTATTTTACATGAAAAATCTTTGGCTACTGCAATCGCTCTCGCAGATTTTGCCATGGAATACTTTGATTCAGAAGAAGGTATGGCCTTCTGTGAATCCAAAGGAATCACTCCGACATTAATCAGCGATGCCGTTGAAGATCGCACCGTTGTTTTCGATAATGCTCGATACGATTACAAAGCTGGGTTCGATTTGAACTTCAGTTTTTATAGAACCAAAGAATCAGAAATACCTCTGATGCAACCACCTAATAGCGATTCTATTCAAATTCAGGATGAGGAAACTTAA
- a CDS encoding anti-CBASS protein Acb1 family protein, whose product MVRRSKNKKQNREAGVSLSTSEMESRLDTLIHTGTGKGILGRDKLRDTAPNPTRFFPSEARKYYESNGFIANIIDSVADDATREGIDLQTNRDKDNLATGEKTLGISRILLNRMEEMKLMSRVREHIRNSRLHSNGSLLFWGILADLPQTDSQLALKMPDTIRKLQFINVIEPDRYSVNRLSYDPLSSLWHEPSISIGGTTLDPTRFHWLVNSWVWDNMRGVSVLEKIYDGIMAIDTALWSVTSVLFELAVKVLKTDKIDSSPQQMMDYLRLMRRTLSTQSTAMLGEKESLERLGNTGISDSNLDSLLNFVFEVLSGLSKIPKSKILGKTQSVINIGGGSDGDDISYNEMVHTFRELEVRPIINRFIELEIRSTQGEIYQLLGGNYKALDWEFKFKPLYKATPNSEADTYLKNAQADQIYITTGVLGADSTKQMRFPQMEKFSDYTSESNNGLQFGTPEPSQTV is encoded by the coding sequence TTGGTGAGAAGATCTAAAAACAAAAAACAAAATCGGGAAGCAGGTGTTTCTTTATCCACCAGTGAGATGGAATCTAGACTTGACACTCTCATTCATACTGGGACAGGGAAAGGAATTTTAGGAAGGGATAAACTCCGAGACACGGCACCCAATCCTACAAGATTTTTTCCATCGGAAGCTCGGAAGTATTATGAGTCCAACGGTTTCATTGCAAACATCATCGACTCTGTGGCAGATGATGCCACTCGCGAAGGAATCGACCTACAAACCAATCGTGATAAAGATAATTTGGCGACTGGTGAAAAGACATTAGGAATCTCACGGATCCTTCTAAACCGAATGGAAGAAATGAAACTCATGAGTCGAGTTCGAGAGCATATTCGAAACTCAAGACTTCATTCCAATGGTTCCCTTTTGTTTTGGGGAATCCTTGCTGATCTTCCGCAAACAGATTCTCAGCTTGCGTTAAAAATGCCTGATACGATTCGAAAATTACAATTCATAAATGTCATTGAACCGGATCGATATTCTGTGAACAGGCTATCCTATGATCCTCTTTCCAGTCTCTGGCATGAACCATCCATTTCCATCGGTGGAACCACGCTTGATCCAACAAGATTTCATTGGCTTGTAAACAGTTGGGTATGGGATAACATGCGCGGTGTATCCGTTTTGGAAAAAATCTATGACGGTATCATGGCTATCGATACCGCTCTCTGGTCTGTCACGTCGGTGTTATTCGAACTCGCAGTCAAAGTTTTGAAAACAGATAAAATTGATTCCTCTCCACAGCAGATGATGGACTACCTTCGATTGATGCGAAGGACTCTTTCAACTCAATCAACAGCGATGTTAGGAGAAAAAGAATCTCTTGAGAGGCTTGGCAACACTGGTATCTCCGATTCCAATTTGGATAGCCTTCTCAATTTCGTTTTCGAAGTATTATCCGGTCTTTCGAAAATTCCAAAATCAAAAATTTTAGGAAAAACTCAATCGGTCATCAACATTGGCGGAGGATCAGATGGAGATGATATCAGTTACAATGAGATGGTCCATACGTTTCGTGAACTTGAGGTTCGACCAATCATCAACAGATTCATAGAATTAGAAATTCGATCCACACAAGGTGAAATTTATCAACTTCTCGGTGGAAACTACAAGGCACTCGATTGGGAATTCAAATTTAAACCTCTGTACAAAGCGACTCCAAACTCTGAGGCCGACACTTATTTGAAAAATGCGCAAGCTGATCAGATTTATATCACGACAGGCGTGCTAGGTGCTGACTCAACGAAACAAATGAGGTTCCCACAGATGGAAAAATTCTCTGATTACACTTCCGAAAGTAACAACGGACTTCAGTTTGGAACTCCTGAACCCTCACAAACCGTTTAA
- a CDS encoding terminase large subunit domain-containing protein has translation MLPIDKNIYQQLSEEGTKRFSKIKKEDRIHYGKEFGQKSLLAFARYIDPNFQSPKHIKTIIDLLEDMEKGKILRAILNLPPRHGKSQICTRIFPTWYLGKHPETEVIIASYSNKKAERFTGWIRDRIEAPAFSAVFPDVAVRDDVRARSDWQTTAGGVVIGAGLSGGLTGEGAGLLIIDDPYKNMEEATSETMNEKIWENYLSVAEARLAPDARVLIVHTRWTRNDLTGRLLGEDKDEE, from the coding sequence ATGTTACCGATAGATAAAAATATCTACCAACAGCTTTCGGAAGAAGGAACAAAACGATTCTCTAAAATCAAAAAAGAGGATCGGATTCATTATGGAAAAGAGTTTGGGCAAAAATCTTTACTCGCATTTGCCAGATATATAGATCCTAATTTCCAATCGCCTAAGCATATTAAAACGATCATCGACTTGTTAGAAGATATGGAAAAAGGAAAGATCCTTCGAGCGATCTTAAATTTGCCACCGAGACATGGTAAGTCACAAATTTGCACTCGTATTTTTCCAACTTGGTATTTAGGAAAACATCCTGAAACGGAAGTCATCATCGCATCTTATTCCAATAAAAAAGCAGAACGATTTACGGGTTGGATTCGTGACCGAATTGAGGCTCCTGCATTTTCCGCAGTCTTCCCTGATGTAGCTGTTCGAGATGATGTCAGGGCCAGGAGTGATTGGCAAACTACTGCCGGTGGTGTTGTGATTGGTGCCGGTCTCTCTGGTGGACTAACAGGAGAAGGTGCAGGCCTTCTTATCATTGATGATCCATACAAAAACATGGAAGAAGCAACATCGGAAACGATGAACGAAAAAATCTGGGAGAATTATCTCAGTGTTGCGGAAGCTCGTTTGGCTCCTGATGCAAGAGTTTTAATCGTTCACACTCGTTGGACACGAAACGATCTAACAGGCCGACTCCTCGGAGAGGATAAGGACGAAGAATGA
- a CDS encoding DUF4054 domain-containing protein, producing the protein MKEKVQSVSDETLQIYLDDAEGSVFSGGVSVTHARFAELQRYFTAHLLETMGIIPKAVTSESADGISRSFDTAFIPGSKETYLDLYKRKLHEVNGFKGRIC; encoded by the coding sequence TTGAAAGAAAAAGTGCAAAGTGTAAGTGATGAAACTTTGCAGATTTATCTTGATGATGCAGAAGGTTCGGTATTCTCCGGTGGTGTTTCTGTTACTCACGCAAGATTTGCAGAATTGCAAAGATACTTCACAGCGCACCTACTTGAAACAATGGGAATCATTCCAAAGGCAGTAACATCAGAATCAGCTGATGGTATTTCAAGATCATTTGATACTGCATTCATTCCAGGATCCAAGGAAACCTACTTGGATCTATATAAACGTAAACTACACGAAGTAAATGGATTCAAAGGAAGGATATGCTAA
- a CDS encoding major capsid family protein, with product MARALFRKEDFNYIQKRILTPRKNELVLRSIFSINNETPTYAHTFEVENVQDTGSAQIVESGADSDNIPFVGESVGSQKGVLFKIRDAIRITEDDLEAADARRQSGKGSEYPVQEKRLDAARRFIAESENKLGIKGFVKAGKVIQPGLLNWPGVAKEPVAGANTDARLFATKTPQAILKDIIDAKKQLEGTGKFKAAGILISDEDFLHLLNPYSESTTITIMQWLLTHQELVFPKGFIRSQDITPQNSGFLDGSTKVGGFCLFDDSADVAELMIARDLEVVQTPWDEYRGEMKIKCHEKVGGIYVYQPKGIVIRTGSSKAV from the coding sequence ATGGCAAGAGCATTATTTAGAAAAGAAGATTTTAATTACATCCAAAAACGAATTCTTACTCCACGTAAGAACGAATTGGTGCTAAGAAGTATCTTCTCAATCAACAACGAGACTCCCACATATGCTCATACTTTTGAAGTTGAGAATGTTCAAGATACTGGGTCTGCTCAAATTGTAGAATCAGGTGCTGATTCAGATAACATTCCTTTCGTAGGTGAATCAGTAGGTTCACAGAAAGGAGTTCTATTTAAAATTCGAGATGCGATTCGAATCACAGAGGATGATTTGGAAGCGGCAGATGCCCGTCGCCAATCAGGGAAAGGCTCTGAATATCCAGTGCAAGAAAAAAGGCTCGATGCTGCACGTAGGTTCATTGCGGAATCGGAGAATAAACTTGGAATCAAAGGATTTGTAAAGGCAGGTAAAGTAATTCAACCAGGGTTATTGAATTGGCCTGGTGTCGCAAAAGAACCTGTAGCTGGCGCGAATACAGATGCAAGACTTTTTGCAACCAAAACTCCGCAGGCAATCCTAAAGGATATCATCGATGCTAAGAAACAATTGGAAGGCACGGGAAAATTTAAGGCCGCAGGGATTCTCATCTCTGATGAAGATTTTCTCCATCTTTTAAATCCTTATTCTGAATCGACAACCATCACTATTATGCAGTGGTTATTGACTCACCAAGAATTGGTTTTCCCAAAGGGTTTCATTCGCTCTCAAGATATCACACCTCAAAATTCTGGATTCTTAGATGGCAGTACGAAGGTAGGTGGATTTTGTCTTTTCGATGATTCTGCTGATGTAGCTGAACTTATGATCGCTCGTGATCTCGAAGTAGTTCAAACACCTTGGGATGAATATCGTGGTGAGATGAAAATCAAATGTCACGAAAAAGTTGGTGGTATCTATGTTTACCAACCAAAAGGAATCGTGATAAGAACTGGCTCGTCTAAGGCCGTTTAA
- a CDS encoding phage structural protein: MPNGLWDPKKHSVSVALNEVVGFATDNHYKVERMTADLISSQSGVKGEANVSKFYDNRAKITIVLLGDSPSNAKFDLLAKAGIPFPILWKDKSDGGEIGFSEKCYVMTPAVSERGKEYKDKTWVFLALDYNGAYT; encoded by the coding sequence ATGCCAAACGGATTATGGGACCCAAAAAAACATTCGGTATCAGTTGCTTTAAATGAAGTTGTTGGATTTGCGACAGACAATCATTACAAAGTTGAACGTATGACTGCTGATCTTATTTCTTCTCAGTCTGGTGTCAAAGGGGAAGCAAACGTATCGAAATTCTATGACAATAGAGCGAAGATAACAATCGTTCTTCTCGGAGATTCACCTTCCAATGCAAAGTTTGACTTACTCGCAAAAGCAGGGATTCCATTCCCTATTTTATGGAAGGACAAGTCAGATGGTGGTGAGATTGGATTTTCTGAAAAATGTTATGTGATGACACCGGCGGTTTCAGAAAGAGGAAAGGAATACAAAGATAAAACTTGGGTATTTCTAGCATTAGATTACAACGGAGCATACACATAA
- a CDS encoding helix-turn-helix domain-containing protein, whose protein sequence is MEKSGHTFEGSLFAKEPLRLVKKEKDPQSSNDAIPIDPEETMTCAQVAELLKCADRTVTTYRREGKLGKYWMLTKTNILYSRKGVNEFFQKCFYENYDAELDAKESSKKVSKLKRKSA, encoded by the coding sequence ATGGAAAAATCTGGACATACATTTGAAGGTTCTTTGTTTGCAAAGGAACCACTTCGATTGGTAAAAAAAGAAAAGGATCCTCAAAGCTCTAATGATGCGATTCCTATTGATCCCGAAGAAACTATGACCTGTGCACAAGTTGCGGAACTTTTAAAGTGCGCTGATCGGACCGTGACTACTTACCGGCGTGAAGGAAAGTTAGGTAAATATTGGATGCTAACGAAAACTAATATTTTGTACTCTCGAAAAGGGGTGAATGAATTTTTTCAGAAGTGTTTTTACGAAAATTATGATGCCGAGCTTGATGCTAAGGAATCATCTAAGAAGGTTTCGAAACTCAAACGTAAATCCGCTTGA